A single region of the Mustela lutreola isolate mMusLut2 chromosome 2, mMusLut2.pri, whole genome shotgun sequence genome encodes:
- the LOC131823652 gene encoding adhesion G protein-coupled receptor E2-like isoform X5 — protein sequence MVSSMAGLAGVCTMRNGHLWLLPGLLMLLLLPLRAAAQKTSDCARWCPPNSTCANATACRCSPGFNSSSGVIFTSLLEICEDINECGPLSAVSCGKFADCQNTEGSYYCTCIPGYELASGARMFKNESENTCQDVNECQRKPRICKRGSICANTQGSYTCECPPSLQLNPGDLNLCTEVNECTSGQNPCHSSAHCLNIISGYKCRCRPGWKPIPGSPNGPSNTVCEDVDECSSMQTTCHKSTICINAVGSYKCRCRRGWEPKPGFQDNQLNTTCEEMSFPTWTPPPRIKSQRLSHFFERVQGLGRHFKPALAQDTIQDLIQVVDELLQTPEDLETLSRSDQHCVATSLLGGLEDVLRNLSQALPSGTLTFNASAGTDLSLEVQEQGHRNVTLSSNQAKMLLNWDVVHESGDSGPSVAGLISTPGMGTLLAEARLVLESEKQAVLHGAHKRILPGVSSVLLSDVISAFTNNKYTQNLSSPITFIFSHHSVSPGPTQKVFCVFWEHSQGGCGHWSTRGCRMVTTTDTSTICQCTHLSSFAVLMDHYNAQEELPGLAVITHVGLGISLLCLLLAGFTFLLCKAIQNTSTSIHLQLSICLFLAHLLFLTAIEQTKIKVLCTIIAGALHYLYLASFTWMLLEGLNLFLTARNLTVVNYSSVRRFMKKIMFPVGYGVPAIIVAISAASRPHLYGTLTRCWLHTGKRFIWSFLGPVCAVFSVNLVFFLMTLWILKSKLSSLNSDVSTLQNTRMLTFKTTAQLIILGCTWCLGILQVGPAAHVMAYLFTIINSLQGFFIFLVYCLLSQQVREQYKKWFKGIRNRRAASEKYTLSSKVMSDSSRPSMDN from the exons ATTGTGCTCGCTGGTGCCCTCCAAACTCCACATGTGCCAATGCCACTGCCTGTCGCTGCTCTCCAGGATTCAATTCTTCATCTGGGGTGATCTTCACCAGCTTGTTGGAGATCTGTGAAG ATATCAACGAGTGTGGACCACTGTCAGCCGTGTCCTGTGGAAAATTTGCAGACTGCCAAAACACAGAGGGGAGCTACTACTGCACATGCATTCCAGGATACGAGCTTGCTTCTGGGGCAAGAATGTTCAAAAATGAGAGTGAGAACACATGTCAAG ATGTGAATGAATGTCAGCGGAAACCCCGAATCTGTAAAAGAGGCAGTATCTGCGCCAACACTCAGGGCAGCTACACCTGCGAGTGTCCACCCAGCTTGCAGCTCAACCCGGGCGACCTGAATCTGTGCACAG agGTGAATGAATGCACATCAGGGCAGAACCCATGCCACAGCTCCGCCCACTGCCTCAACATCATTAGTGGCTACAAGTGCCGCTGCCGCCCTGGCTGGAAGCCCATTCCTGGGTCCCCCAATGGACCAAGCAACACTGTCTGTGAAG ATGTGGACGAGTGCAGCTCTATGCAGACTACGTGCCACAAGTCCACCATCTGCATCAACGCCGTGGGCTCGTACAAGTGCCGCTGCCGCCGGGGCTGGGAGCCCAAACCTGGATTCCAGGATAATCAACTGAATACCACCTGTGAAG AGATGTCCTTCCCCACCTGGACCCCACCCCCTAGAATCAAGAGCCAG CGGctctcccatttctttgaaagagtcCAAGGCCTGGGGAGACACTTCAAGCCAGCCTTGGCTCAGGACACCATCCAG GACCTCATACAGGTGGTGGATGAGCTGCTCCAGACCCCCGAGGACCTGGAGACCCTGTCCCGCTCAGACCAGCACTGTGTGGCCACGAGCCTGCTCGGTGGCCTGGAGGATGTCCTGAGAAACCTGAGTCAGGCTCTACCTAGTGGAACATTGACCTTCAATGCATCTGCAGGCACAG ACCTGTCCCTGGAGGTGCAGGAGCAAGGACACAGAAATGTCACCTTGAGTTCAAATCAGGCGAAGATGCTGCTGAACTGGGATGTGGTGCACGAATCTGGTGACTCAG GTCCTTCTGTGGCAGGCCTCATCTCCACTCCGGGGATGGGCACCTTGCTGGCAGAGGCCCGCCTGGTCCTGGAGTCTGAGAAGCAGGCAGTTCTGCATGGGGCACACAAGCGTATTTTGCCAGGAGTCTCCTCGGTCCTGCTCTCAGATGTCATCTCTGCCTTTACGAACAATAAGTACACCCAGAACCTCAGCTCCCCCATCACCTTCATCTTCTCTCATCAT TCAGTGAGCCCTGGGCCAACACAAAAGGTGTTCTGCGTCTTCTGGGAGCACAGTCAGGGTGGCTGTGGTCATTGGTCCACTAGAGGCTGCAGGATGGTGACCACTACAGACACCAGCACCATCTGCCAGTGCACCCATCTCAGCAGCTTTGCTGTTCTCATGGACCACTACAATGCGCAG GAGGAGCTTCCCGGGCTGGCTGTGATCACCCATGTGGGGCTGGGCATCTCTCTGCTGTGCCTCCTCCTGGCAGGCTTCACCTTCCTGCTGTGCAAAGCCATCCAGAACACCAGCACTTCAATCCACCTACAGCTGTCAATATGCCTCTTCCTGGCCCACCTGCTCTTCCTCACGGCCATCGAACAGACCAAGATCAAG GTGCTGTGCACCATCATCGCGGGTGCCCTACACTATCTCTACCTGGCCTCCTTCACCTGGATGCTGCTGGAGGGTCTGAATCTCTTCCTCACTGCTCGCAACCTGACGGTGGTCAACTACTCCAGTGTGAGGAGGTTCATGAAGAAAATCATGTTCCCTGTGGGCTATGGAGTCCCAGCTATAATTGTGGCCATTTCTGCCGCATCCAGGCCTCACCTGTATGGAACTCTCACACG ctGCTGGCTCCACACAGGAAAGAGATTTATATGGAGCTTCCTTGGACCAGTTTGTGCCGTCTTCTCT GtcaatttagttttctttctgatGACCCTCTGGATTTTGAAGAGCAAATTGTCATCCTTGAACAGTGATGTATCCACCCTCCAGAACACAAG AATGCTGACATTTAAAACCACAGCTCAACTCATCATCTTGGGCTGCACATGGTGCCTGGGCATCCTGCAGGTGGGTCCAGCTGCCCATGTCATGGCTTACCTCTTCACCATCATCAACAGCCTGCAAGGCTTCTTCATCTTCTTGGTGTATTGCCTCCTCAGCCAGCAG GTCCGGGAACAATACAAGAAATGGTTCAAAGGGATCAGGAATAGAAGAGCCGCGTCTGAGAAATACACACTGTCCAGCAAGGTCATGTCTGATTCTTCCAGACCCAGCATG gaTAATTAA
- the LOC131823652 gene encoding adhesion G protein-coupled receptor E2-like isoform X2: MLLLLPLRAAAQKTSDCARWCPPNSTCANATACRCSPGFNSSSGVIFTSLLEICEDINECGPLSAVSCGKFADCQNTEGSYYCTCIPGYELASGARMFKNESENTCQEVNECTSGQNPCHSSAHCLNIISGYKCRCRPGWKPIPGSPNGPSNTVCEDVDECSSMQTTCHKSTICINAVGSYKCRCRRGWEPKPGFQDNQLNTTCEEMSFPTWTPPPRIKSQRLSHFFERVQGLGRHFKPALAQDTIQDLIQVVDELLQTPEDLETLSRSDQHCVATSLLGGLEDVLRNLSQALPSGTLTFNASAGTDLSLEVQEQGHRNVTLSSNQAKMLLNWDVVHESGDSGPSVAGLISTPGMGTLLAEARLVLESEKQAVLHGAHKRILPGVSSVLLSDVISAFTNNKYTQNLSSPITFIFSHHSVSPGPTQKVFCVFWEHSQGGCGHWSTRGCRMVTTTDTSTICQCTHLSSFAVLMDHYNAQEELPGLAVITHVGLGISLLCLLLAGFTFLLCKAIQNTSTSIHLQLSICLFLAHLLFLTAIEQTKIKVLCTIIAGALHYLYLASFTWMLLEGLNLFLTARNLTVVNYSSVRRFMKKIMFPVGYGVPAIIVAISAASRPHLYGTLTRCWLHTGKRFIWSFLGPVCAVFSVNLVFFLMTLWILKSKLSSLNSDVSTLQNTRMLTFKTTAQLIILGCTWCLGILQVGPAAHVMAYLFTIINSLQGFFIFLVYCLLSQQVREQYKKWFKGIRNRRAASEKYTLSSKVMSDSSRPSMDN, encoded by the exons ATTGTGCTCGCTGGTGCCCTCCAAACTCCACATGTGCCAATGCCACTGCCTGTCGCTGCTCTCCAGGATTCAATTCTTCATCTGGGGTGATCTTCACCAGCTTGTTGGAGATCTGTGAAG ATATCAACGAGTGTGGACCACTGTCAGCCGTGTCCTGTGGAAAATTTGCAGACTGCCAAAACACAGAGGGGAGCTACTACTGCACATGCATTCCAGGATACGAGCTTGCTTCTGGGGCAAGAATGTTCAAAAATGAGAGTGAGAACACATGTCAAG agGTGAATGAATGCACATCAGGGCAGAACCCATGCCACAGCTCCGCCCACTGCCTCAACATCATTAGTGGCTACAAGTGCCGCTGCCGCCCTGGCTGGAAGCCCATTCCTGGGTCCCCCAATGGACCAAGCAACACTGTCTGTGAAG ATGTGGACGAGTGCAGCTCTATGCAGACTACGTGCCACAAGTCCACCATCTGCATCAACGCCGTGGGCTCGTACAAGTGCCGCTGCCGCCGGGGCTGGGAGCCCAAACCTGGATTCCAGGATAATCAACTGAATACCACCTGTGAAG AGATGTCCTTCCCCACCTGGACCCCACCCCCTAGAATCAAGAGCCAG CGGctctcccatttctttgaaagagtcCAAGGCCTGGGGAGACACTTCAAGCCAGCCTTGGCTCAGGACACCATCCAG GACCTCATACAGGTGGTGGATGAGCTGCTCCAGACCCCCGAGGACCTGGAGACCCTGTCCCGCTCAGACCAGCACTGTGTGGCCACGAGCCTGCTCGGTGGCCTGGAGGATGTCCTGAGAAACCTGAGTCAGGCTCTACCTAGTGGAACATTGACCTTCAATGCATCTGCAGGCACAG ACCTGTCCCTGGAGGTGCAGGAGCAAGGACACAGAAATGTCACCTTGAGTTCAAATCAGGCGAAGATGCTGCTGAACTGGGATGTGGTGCACGAATCTGGTGACTCAG GTCCTTCTGTGGCAGGCCTCATCTCCACTCCGGGGATGGGCACCTTGCTGGCAGAGGCCCGCCTGGTCCTGGAGTCTGAGAAGCAGGCAGTTCTGCATGGGGCACACAAGCGTATTTTGCCAGGAGTCTCCTCGGTCCTGCTCTCAGATGTCATCTCTGCCTTTACGAACAATAAGTACACCCAGAACCTCAGCTCCCCCATCACCTTCATCTTCTCTCATCAT TCAGTGAGCCCTGGGCCAACACAAAAGGTGTTCTGCGTCTTCTGGGAGCACAGTCAGGGTGGCTGTGGTCATTGGTCCACTAGAGGCTGCAGGATGGTGACCACTACAGACACCAGCACCATCTGCCAGTGCACCCATCTCAGCAGCTTTGCTGTTCTCATGGACCACTACAATGCGCAG GAGGAGCTTCCCGGGCTGGCTGTGATCACCCATGTGGGGCTGGGCATCTCTCTGCTGTGCCTCCTCCTGGCAGGCTTCACCTTCCTGCTGTGCAAAGCCATCCAGAACACCAGCACTTCAATCCACCTACAGCTGTCAATATGCCTCTTCCTGGCCCACCTGCTCTTCCTCACGGCCATCGAACAGACCAAGATCAAG GTGCTGTGCACCATCATCGCGGGTGCCCTACACTATCTCTACCTGGCCTCCTTCACCTGGATGCTGCTGGAGGGTCTGAATCTCTTCCTCACTGCTCGCAACCTGACGGTGGTCAACTACTCCAGTGTGAGGAGGTTCATGAAGAAAATCATGTTCCCTGTGGGCTATGGAGTCCCAGCTATAATTGTGGCCATTTCTGCCGCATCCAGGCCTCACCTGTATGGAACTCTCACACG ctGCTGGCTCCACACAGGAAAGAGATTTATATGGAGCTTCCTTGGACCAGTTTGTGCCGTCTTCTCT GtcaatttagttttctttctgatGACCCTCTGGATTTTGAAGAGCAAATTGTCATCCTTGAACAGTGATGTATCCACCCTCCAGAACACAAG AATGCTGACATTTAAAACCACAGCTCAACTCATCATCTTGGGCTGCACATGGTGCCTGGGCATCCTGCAGGTGGGTCCAGCTGCCCATGTCATGGCTTACCTCTTCACCATCATCAACAGCCTGCAAGGCTTCTTCATCTTCTTGGTGTATTGCCTCCTCAGCCAGCAG GTCCGGGAACAATACAAGAAATGGTTCAAAGGGATCAGGAATAGAAGAGCCGCGTCTGAGAAATACACACTGTCCAGCAAGGTCATGTCTGATTCTTCCAGACCCAGCATG gaTAATTAA
- the LOC131823652 gene encoding adhesion G protein-coupled receptor E2-like isoform X1 yields MVSSMAGLAGVCTMRNGHLWLLPGLLMLLLLPLRAAAQKTSDCARWCPPNSTCANATACRCSPGFNSSSGVIFTSLLEICEDINECGPLSAVSCGKFADCQNTEGSYYCTCIPGYELASGARMFKNESENTCQEVNECTSGQNPCHSSAHCLNIISGYKCRCRPGWKPIPGSPNGPSNTVCEDVDECSSMQTTCHKSTICINAVGSYKCRCRRGWEPKPGFQDNQLNTTCEEMSFPTWTPPPRIKSQRLSHFFERVQGLGRHFKPALAQDTIQDLIQVVDELLQTPEDLETLSRSDQHCVATSLLGGLEDVLRNLSQALPSGTLTFNASAGTDLSLEVQEQGHRNVTLSSNQAKMLLNWDVVHESGDSGPSVAGLISTPGMGTLLAEARLVLESEKQAVLHGAHKRILPGVSSVLLSDVISAFTNNKYTQNLSSPITFIFSHHSVSPGPTQKVFCVFWEHSQGGCGHWSTRGCRMVTTTDTSTICQCTHLSSFAVLMDHYNAQEELPGLAVITHVGLGISLLCLLLAGFTFLLCKAIQNTSTSIHLQLSICLFLAHLLFLTAIEQTKIKVLCTIIAGALHYLYLASFTWMLLEGLNLFLTARNLTVVNYSSVRRFMKKIMFPVGYGVPAIIVAISAASRPHLYGTLTRCWLHTGKRFIWSFLGPVCAVFSVNLVFFLMTLWILKSKLSSLNSDVSTLQNTRMLTFKTTAQLIILGCTWCLGILQVGPAAHVMAYLFTIINSLQGFFIFLVYCLLSQQVREQYKKWFKGIRNRRAASEKYTLSSKVMSDSSRPSMDN; encoded by the exons ATTGTGCTCGCTGGTGCCCTCCAAACTCCACATGTGCCAATGCCACTGCCTGTCGCTGCTCTCCAGGATTCAATTCTTCATCTGGGGTGATCTTCACCAGCTTGTTGGAGATCTGTGAAG ATATCAACGAGTGTGGACCACTGTCAGCCGTGTCCTGTGGAAAATTTGCAGACTGCCAAAACACAGAGGGGAGCTACTACTGCACATGCATTCCAGGATACGAGCTTGCTTCTGGGGCAAGAATGTTCAAAAATGAGAGTGAGAACACATGTCAAG agGTGAATGAATGCACATCAGGGCAGAACCCATGCCACAGCTCCGCCCACTGCCTCAACATCATTAGTGGCTACAAGTGCCGCTGCCGCCCTGGCTGGAAGCCCATTCCTGGGTCCCCCAATGGACCAAGCAACACTGTCTGTGAAG ATGTGGACGAGTGCAGCTCTATGCAGACTACGTGCCACAAGTCCACCATCTGCATCAACGCCGTGGGCTCGTACAAGTGCCGCTGCCGCCGGGGCTGGGAGCCCAAACCTGGATTCCAGGATAATCAACTGAATACCACCTGTGAAG AGATGTCCTTCCCCACCTGGACCCCACCCCCTAGAATCAAGAGCCAG CGGctctcccatttctttgaaagagtcCAAGGCCTGGGGAGACACTTCAAGCCAGCCTTGGCTCAGGACACCATCCAG GACCTCATACAGGTGGTGGATGAGCTGCTCCAGACCCCCGAGGACCTGGAGACCCTGTCCCGCTCAGACCAGCACTGTGTGGCCACGAGCCTGCTCGGTGGCCTGGAGGATGTCCTGAGAAACCTGAGTCAGGCTCTACCTAGTGGAACATTGACCTTCAATGCATCTGCAGGCACAG ACCTGTCCCTGGAGGTGCAGGAGCAAGGACACAGAAATGTCACCTTGAGTTCAAATCAGGCGAAGATGCTGCTGAACTGGGATGTGGTGCACGAATCTGGTGACTCAG GTCCTTCTGTGGCAGGCCTCATCTCCACTCCGGGGATGGGCACCTTGCTGGCAGAGGCCCGCCTGGTCCTGGAGTCTGAGAAGCAGGCAGTTCTGCATGGGGCACACAAGCGTATTTTGCCAGGAGTCTCCTCGGTCCTGCTCTCAGATGTCATCTCTGCCTTTACGAACAATAAGTACACCCAGAACCTCAGCTCCCCCATCACCTTCATCTTCTCTCATCAT TCAGTGAGCCCTGGGCCAACACAAAAGGTGTTCTGCGTCTTCTGGGAGCACAGTCAGGGTGGCTGTGGTCATTGGTCCACTAGAGGCTGCAGGATGGTGACCACTACAGACACCAGCACCATCTGCCAGTGCACCCATCTCAGCAGCTTTGCTGTTCTCATGGACCACTACAATGCGCAG GAGGAGCTTCCCGGGCTGGCTGTGATCACCCATGTGGGGCTGGGCATCTCTCTGCTGTGCCTCCTCCTGGCAGGCTTCACCTTCCTGCTGTGCAAAGCCATCCAGAACACCAGCACTTCAATCCACCTACAGCTGTCAATATGCCTCTTCCTGGCCCACCTGCTCTTCCTCACGGCCATCGAACAGACCAAGATCAAG GTGCTGTGCACCATCATCGCGGGTGCCCTACACTATCTCTACCTGGCCTCCTTCACCTGGATGCTGCTGGAGGGTCTGAATCTCTTCCTCACTGCTCGCAACCTGACGGTGGTCAACTACTCCAGTGTGAGGAGGTTCATGAAGAAAATCATGTTCCCTGTGGGCTATGGAGTCCCAGCTATAATTGTGGCCATTTCTGCCGCATCCAGGCCTCACCTGTATGGAACTCTCACACG ctGCTGGCTCCACACAGGAAAGAGATTTATATGGAGCTTCCTTGGACCAGTTTGTGCCGTCTTCTCT GtcaatttagttttctttctgatGACCCTCTGGATTTTGAAGAGCAAATTGTCATCCTTGAACAGTGATGTATCCACCCTCCAGAACACAAG AATGCTGACATTTAAAACCACAGCTCAACTCATCATCTTGGGCTGCACATGGTGCCTGGGCATCCTGCAGGTGGGTCCAGCTGCCCATGTCATGGCTTACCTCTTCACCATCATCAACAGCCTGCAAGGCTTCTTCATCTTCTTGGTGTATTGCCTCCTCAGCCAGCAG GTCCGGGAACAATACAAGAAATGGTTCAAAGGGATCAGGAATAGAAGAGCCGCGTCTGAGAAATACACACTGTCCAGCAAGGTCATGTCTGATTCTTCCAGACCCAGCATG gaTAATTAA
- the LOC131823652 gene encoding adhesion G protein-coupled receptor E2-like isoform X3, whose amino-acid sequence MKADVQPLLPSKKRGGQSHCQMGVNMNVLNINECGPLSAVSCGKFADCQNTEGSYYCTCIPGYELASGARMFKNESENTCQEVNECTSGQNPCHSSAHCLNIISGYKCRCRPGWKPIPGSPNGPSNTVCEDVDECSSMQTTCHKSTICINAVGSYKCRCRRGWEPKPGFQDNQLNTTCEEMSFPTWTPPPRIKSQRLSHFFERVQGLGRHFKPALAQDTIQDLIQVVDELLQTPEDLETLSRSDQHCVATSLLGGLEDVLRNLSQALPSGTLTFNASAGTDLSLEVQEQGHRNVTLSSNQAKMLLNWDVVHESGDSGPSVAGLISTPGMGTLLAEARLVLESEKQAVLHGAHKRILPGVSSVLLSDVISAFTNNKYTQNLSSPITFIFSHHSVSPGPTQKVFCVFWEHSQGGCGHWSTRGCRMVTTTDTSTICQCTHLSSFAVLMDHYNAQEELPGLAVITHVGLGISLLCLLLAGFTFLLCKAIQNTSTSIHLQLSICLFLAHLLFLTAIEQTKIKVLCTIIAGALHYLYLASFTWMLLEGLNLFLTARNLTVVNYSSVRRFMKKIMFPVGYGVPAIIVAISAASRPHLYGTLTRCWLHTGKRFIWSFLGPVCAVFSVNLVFFLMTLWILKSKLSSLNSDVSTLQNTRMLTFKTTAQLIILGCTWCLGILQVGPAAHVMAYLFTIINSLQGFFIFLVYCLLSQQVREQYKKWFKGIRNRRAASEKYTLSSKVMSDSSRPSMDN is encoded by the exons ATGAAGGCTGATGTCCAGCCATTGCTACCATCTAAGAAGAGAGGAGGACAGTCCCATTGCCAGATGGGAGTGAACATGAATGTGTTAA ATATCAACGAGTGTGGACCACTGTCAGCCGTGTCCTGTGGAAAATTTGCAGACTGCCAAAACACAGAGGGGAGCTACTACTGCACATGCATTCCAGGATACGAGCTTGCTTCTGGGGCAAGAATGTTCAAAAATGAGAGTGAGAACACATGTCAAG agGTGAATGAATGCACATCAGGGCAGAACCCATGCCACAGCTCCGCCCACTGCCTCAACATCATTAGTGGCTACAAGTGCCGCTGCCGCCCTGGCTGGAAGCCCATTCCTGGGTCCCCCAATGGACCAAGCAACACTGTCTGTGAAG ATGTGGACGAGTGCAGCTCTATGCAGACTACGTGCCACAAGTCCACCATCTGCATCAACGCCGTGGGCTCGTACAAGTGCCGCTGCCGCCGGGGCTGGGAGCCCAAACCTGGATTCCAGGATAATCAACTGAATACCACCTGTGAAG AGATGTCCTTCCCCACCTGGACCCCACCCCCTAGAATCAAGAGCCAG CGGctctcccatttctttgaaagagtcCAAGGCCTGGGGAGACACTTCAAGCCAGCCTTGGCTCAGGACACCATCCAG GACCTCATACAGGTGGTGGATGAGCTGCTCCAGACCCCCGAGGACCTGGAGACCCTGTCCCGCTCAGACCAGCACTGTGTGGCCACGAGCCTGCTCGGTGGCCTGGAGGATGTCCTGAGAAACCTGAGTCAGGCTCTACCTAGTGGAACATTGACCTTCAATGCATCTGCAGGCACAG ACCTGTCCCTGGAGGTGCAGGAGCAAGGACACAGAAATGTCACCTTGAGTTCAAATCAGGCGAAGATGCTGCTGAACTGGGATGTGGTGCACGAATCTGGTGACTCAG GTCCTTCTGTGGCAGGCCTCATCTCCACTCCGGGGATGGGCACCTTGCTGGCAGAGGCCCGCCTGGTCCTGGAGTCTGAGAAGCAGGCAGTTCTGCATGGGGCACACAAGCGTATTTTGCCAGGAGTCTCCTCGGTCCTGCTCTCAGATGTCATCTCTGCCTTTACGAACAATAAGTACACCCAGAACCTCAGCTCCCCCATCACCTTCATCTTCTCTCATCAT TCAGTGAGCCCTGGGCCAACACAAAAGGTGTTCTGCGTCTTCTGGGAGCACAGTCAGGGTGGCTGTGGTCATTGGTCCACTAGAGGCTGCAGGATGGTGACCACTACAGACACCAGCACCATCTGCCAGTGCACCCATCTCAGCAGCTTTGCTGTTCTCATGGACCACTACAATGCGCAG GAGGAGCTTCCCGGGCTGGCTGTGATCACCCATGTGGGGCTGGGCATCTCTCTGCTGTGCCTCCTCCTGGCAGGCTTCACCTTCCTGCTGTGCAAAGCCATCCAGAACACCAGCACTTCAATCCACCTACAGCTGTCAATATGCCTCTTCCTGGCCCACCTGCTCTTCCTCACGGCCATCGAACAGACCAAGATCAAG GTGCTGTGCACCATCATCGCGGGTGCCCTACACTATCTCTACCTGGCCTCCTTCACCTGGATGCTGCTGGAGGGTCTGAATCTCTTCCTCACTGCTCGCAACCTGACGGTGGTCAACTACTCCAGTGTGAGGAGGTTCATGAAGAAAATCATGTTCCCTGTGGGCTATGGAGTCCCAGCTATAATTGTGGCCATTTCTGCCGCATCCAGGCCTCACCTGTATGGAACTCTCACACG ctGCTGGCTCCACACAGGAAAGAGATTTATATGGAGCTTCCTTGGACCAGTTTGTGCCGTCTTCTCT GtcaatttagttttctttctgatGACCCTCTGGATTTTGAAGAGCAAATTGTCATCCTTGAACAGTGATGTATCCACCCTCCAGAACACAAG AATGCTGACATTTAAAACCACAGCTCAACTCATCATCTTGGGCTGCACATGGTGCCTGGGCATCCTGCAGGTGGGTCCAGCTGCCCATGTCATGGCTTACCTCTTCACCATCATCAACAGCCTGCAAGGCTTCTTCATCTTCTTGGTGTATTGCCTCCTCAGCCAGCAG GTCCGGGAACAATACAAGAAATGGTTCAAAGGGATCAGGAATAGAAGAGCCGCGTCTGAGAAATACACACTGTCCAGCAAGGTCATGTCTGATTCTTCCAGACCCAGCATG gaTAATTAA